The sequence TCTACATGTTCTGATTACTATAACAATGGTGTGTGCCTCAGTTTTTGTCATTTTCACCCATTTTCCATCTGCCTCAAGCACAAAGGTGCTTCCCTGGGTGTTTGCTCTTCTCGTGGCTCTATTTCCAGTGACGTATTTGTTAGAAGGGCAGGTCAGAATCAAAACTCTCAGTGATAATGTTGCGTGGGGTTGGGATGCAGGAGAGGAGGATAAGAAAGTCACAGCAATGTTAGCGATTGAAGGTGCACGAACATCTCTTCTAGGTCTCTACGCAGCGATATTCATGCTCATAGCTCTCTTGATTAAGTTTGAGCTCACTTCGCTTTTGCGTGAGAAAGTCTCTGAGAGCAGTGGTCTGTCAAAAACCCAAGGCGGCGCAAGGGGGATGTTCCCAACACGGATGAGGTTGATGCAGCAACGCCGAGCCACCTCGATCCAAAGCTTTGCAATAGAGAAAATGTCGGAAGAAGGAGCGGCCTGGATGCCAGCGGTTGGTAACGTTGCCACCATCGTGTGCTTTGCCATATGCTTAATTCTCAACATCCACCTCTCAGGCGGCTCAAGCCAAGCGATCTTCTTCCTGGCTCCTATCTTACTTCTCCTGAACCAAGACTCTGATCTCTTATCCGGGTTCGGTGATAAACAGAGATACTTCCCGGTTATACTAGCCATATCAACATACTTGGCTTTATCCTCTCTCTACACTATATGGGAAGAAGTTTGGTTCGGTGGAAACACAGGATGGGGAATAGAAATCGGAGGCCGTGAATGGTTCTTTGCAGTGAAGAACCTGGCTCTCCTAATACTCACAGCGCCAGGTCACATTATATTCAACAGGTACGTGTGGAGTTACACCAGTAAACAGTCAGACGCTTCGCCGATGCTGACCTTGCCACTTAGCTTTGCAGCCGTGGTGATAACGGACGTGTTTCAGGTTCGGCTTCTTGGAGTTTTAGGCATTGTTTACACTGTGGCTCAGTATGTGATATCTAGGCAACAATATATTAAAGGGCTGAGGTATATTTAGACAGCTGTAGAGTCCTTTTTTGTGTAACAATGTTTCATTTTCCCTGTCTTTCTTGACCTTTTGTTTCTCGGTTGATGCATTGAAAATTGCAGAGATACGTTTTACATGACTTAACTCTTATGGTTTtcttacaaacaaacaaatcttAGGAACAGAACAGAACACATAGTTGGTGTCTTTATAGATACGTTCTACTCTTATCTTCCTCAGTTTCAACAGCTCTGTACTTGTACCTATGAGCTGACCAAAGGAAAACACAGAAATTCAAAAGGCTCAGAAGCGTGAGGAGCCAGTACAAACAGTCGAATCTCCCTGTGTTTATGTTCTGCGACAGCCACGAGTTTCCATCTGAGTTCCTAGTCGCAGCCTTCACGATGTTGTTCAAGATGGTGGCAGCAAAACACCCTAACCCTCCGGCTAGCGCAGCGTAAGCTGAACCAATACTCTTCATAGCATCAGGTGCTTCCTCGTAGAGAAACTCCAGTAGCCCTACGATGCAGAAAACCTCTGCGATTCCGATGAGACAGTACTGGATTAACAACCAGTATGCTGTTAGATCAGGCATTTGGGTCAAGAAGTTAAACTCGAAACCATGTTGTATCGCGTAATGTCTCCTGTAGTTCTCGAATAGTCCAGCCCAAGCTACTGATATGATTGAAACTGCTAGCCCTATCCCCACCTGTACAAAAACCACAAGTGATGAATGATATGAATACAGATGGAAAGGCTTGAGTACTGAGTAATACCCTTTGAAGCTGGGAAGCACCATGGGGATTGCCAGTGATTCTTCTGGTGATAGGGACGAAGACAGAGTAATAAAGGGAGAGAATGAGGAAAATGCTGAGTCCTGGGAAGACAGGCATGCATGTCACCGGTAGCTTGAGGTGTTGAATGTGTGTGTTGAGTGTATAAGCTTGTTGCACTGAGAGTGTTAGATACTCTGTCAGGACCAGACTGAGCATTACAGTACACGCTGGGATTGGAATCAGTCTTATCAAAATCTTCACTTCCTCCACTTGTGTTACTGTGCATAGCTTCCATGGAGAAGGCTCTAATCCATCTTCTTTCAGCTGAAGCGCCGCCTTGTCTAGCCATCTGCACCACAATCAAACATGTGAGACCAATCGAAGATCATACCAAAGATGTAATTCAAAGAAAACTTACCTGAAATCTTCTGTATGAGGGATTTTACGACTACCATTTATAGCAGACTTCAAGCCTGGAACCTCGTACAGACCGATAAACTCGCTGCTTGTAAAAGCTGCACCTCGTTTGCGAAAAGCAGCAACTAGCACCTGAGCAACCCTTGTCAAGGGACTACCACCAGGCAACCTATGGCGGTAAAGCGGTGTGCCAGCAAAGAACAAAGCATTAGAAATAGCCATAGCTATTGCCAATGTGCCAAAAGCCATACCCCAACCATGTTCCATCTGAACATACACTACCAAAGTGAAGGCAATGATTGCACCTAGAGTGACCGACAAATAGAAGAAGTTGAAGAACCGGTCCAAATGCGTCTTATACTCTTTGCTCTTCTCATCAAACTGGTCTGCACCAAATGAGGAAACACATGGCCTAATACCAGCAGCACCGAATCCGGTTATGTAAAGAACCGTGTAGAGGTAAAGCATCTGCCAAGATTTAGCTGGTTGGCAGTTTCCTAAGAGCAATGATAACTGGTCACAGTTGCTTTGGTCTGGTACAAACATCTTCAAACTTGCCCCCAGTGTTATCCCTATCAACCCCTTCTCACAGaccaaaacaaataatatattaggAACCATCTTTTAGCATTTACATCCAAAGCAGCCAAACATGTCTCTAGTACTTACCAGAAGATACATGGTAGTGAAAATGGCAATGGTCCAGTACCGGCCCAAGTATGCATCAGCCAAGAAGCCTCCAAGAACAGAAGAGGCCTGAGAGATGCCAAGGAAGTTGTTGACTGCGTTTGAAGAACTCTCAAAAGGTCTATGCATCACGTAGAACATAAAGGCCACCATGTTGACTGATAATCCAAAGTACGCCATTCTCTCTGCCATTTCATTTCCTAAGATCGCAACCAAACCAAAACGTAAAGCTTCAAGTAGAAGAACTATATACtgatatttaagaaaaaaatgtatacaaAAAAGTTACCAAAAATGAAGAGAGCAGCGATCCAACCACCGGTTTTAGAAAGATTAGCGATGGGTTTGCCATGGATGTTAACAGGAGTGGTGCCACCAGTATAGCCACGGCCAAGAGCAAGACGTCTGTTATCTGATTCCAAGAAGAACACACTCAACTCCTTCCTATGCACTGAAGAGCTTGAACAACCTCCTGGCGTCAACGGGGATTTAATCTCTGATACAACCATGTTGGATGTGCTCTCTCATAAAACCATGGAACTAGGAGTCTCTTGCAGTGAGGAAATAAAAGCAATAATTGATATAACCAAAACACAATC is a genomic window of Brassica napus cultivar Da-Ae chromosome A2, Da-Ae, whole genome shotgun sequence containing:
- the LOC106384128 gene encoding protein NRT1/ PTR FAMILY 6.1, producing MVVSEIKSPLTPGGCSSSSVHRKELSVFFLESDNRRLALGRGYTGGTTPVNIHGKPIANLSKTGGWIAALFIFGNEMAERMAYFGLSVNMVAFMFYVMHRPFESSSNAVNNFLGISQASSVLGGFLADAYLGRYWTIAIFTTMYLLGLIGITLGASLKMFVPDQSNCDQLSLLLGNCQPAKSWQMLYLYTVLYITGFGAAGIRPCVSSFGADQFDEKSKEYKTHLDRFFNFFYLSVTLGAIIAFTLVVYVQMEHGWGMAFGTLAIAMAISNALFFAGTPLYRHRLPGGSPLTRVAQVLVAAFRKRGAAFTSSEFIGLYEVPGLKSAINGSRKIPHTEDFRWLDKAALQLKEDGLEPSPWKLCTVTQVEEVKILIRLIPIPACTVMLSLVLTEYLTLSVQQAYTLNTHIQHLKLPVTCMPVFPGLSIFLILSLYYSVFVPITRRITGNPHGASQLQRVGIGLAVSIISVAWAGLFENYRRHYAIQHGFEFNFLTQMPDLTAYWLLIQYCLIGIAEVFCIVGLLEFLYEEAPDAMKSIGSAYAALAGGLGCFAATILNNIVKAATRNSDGNSWLSQNINTGRFDCLYWLLTLLSLLNFCVFLWSAHRYKYRAVETEEDKSRTYL